In Labrus bergylta chromosome 6, fLabBer1.1, whole genome shotgun sequence, the following proteins share a genomic window:
- the lsm4 gene encoding U6 snRNA-associated Sm-like protein LSm4: MLPLSLLKTAQNHPMLVELKNGETYNGHLVSCDNWMNINLREVICTSRDGDKFWRMPECYIRGSTIKYLRIPDEIIDMVKEEVVSKGRGRGGAQQNKQQGKGRGGAGRGLFGGRGRGMTGPGRGQQQQQQQQQQQDKKPGKPQGMKNQH; the protein is encoded by the exons ATG CTGCCCTTGTCTCTGCTGAAGACTGCCCAGAACCATCCAATG CTGGTGGAGCTGAAAAACGGAGAGACCTACAATGGTCATCTGGTCAGCTGTGACAACTGGATGAACATTAACCTGAGAGAAGTCATCTGCACCTCAAGG GATGGAGATAAGTTCTGGAGGATGCCTGAGTGCTACATTAGAGGAAGCACCATCAAGTATCTTCGAATCCCAGATGAGATCATCGACAtggtgaaggaggaggtggtgtCAAAGGGCCGTGGACGAGGAGGTGCccagcagaacaaacagcagggtaaaggaagaggaggagctggcCGAG GTCTGTTTGGTGGTCGTGGCAGAGGGATGACTGGTCCTGGGCGgggtcagcagcagcagcagcagcagcagcagcagcaggataaGAAACCGGGCAAGCCGCAGGGAATGAAGAACCAGCACTGA
- the pgpep1 gene encoding pyroglutamyl-peptidase 1, whose amino-acid sequence MDNSKRTVVVTGFGPFGEHTVNASWVAVQELKKLGLGSEVDLHVSEVPVEYQTVQSLVPSLWKQYHPLLVVHVGVSGMATTVTLEKCGRNHGYKGLDNSSFCPDSQCCIVGGPDCIDSVIDMESVCKRVTASGLGVAVSVSKDAGRYLCDFTYYTSLYLSHGRSAFVHVPPLGKPYSGEDLGRALKAIIQEMLELLDQAEEKIHCQQHFH is encoded by the exons ATGGATAACAGTAAACGGACGGTGGTGGTTACAG GTTTTGGGCCATTTGGAGAGCACACAGTCAACGCCAGCTGGGTAGCTGTACAG gAACTGAAGAAGCTTGGACTTGGAAGTGAAGTGGACTTGCATGTTTCAGAGGTTCCTGTAGAGTATCAGACAGTCCAGAGTTTGGTTCCTTCATTATGGAAGCAGTATCATCCACTG ttgGTCGTTCACGTTGGCGTCTCAGGTATGGCCACCACCGTCACACTGGAGAAGTGTGGCAGAAATCATGGCTACAAGGGCCTGGACAACAGCAGCTTCTGTCCTGATTCGCAGTGTTGCATCGTGGGAGGTCCAGACTGTATCGACTCAGTTATTGACATGGAATCGGTCTGTAAGCGAGTGACGGCCTCGGGGCTTGGAGTAGCTGTTTCTGTCTCTAAAGATGCTGGAAG GTATCTCTGTGACTTCACCTACTACACCTCTTTGTATCTGAGCCATGGTCGCTCTGCCTTCGTCCATGTGCCTCCTCTTGGAAAGCCTTACAGCGGTGAAGACCTGGGCCGTGCACTGAAGGCCATCATTCAAGAGATGCTCGAGCTTCTGGACCAGGCTGAGGAGAAGATCCACTGCCAGCAGCACTTCCACTAA